A single window of Pygocentrus nattereri isolate fPygNat1 chromosome 24, fPygNat1.pri, whole genome shotgun sequence DNA harbors:
- the rad21a gene encoding double-strand-break repair protein rad21 homolog A isoform X1, translating to MFYAHFVLSKRGPLAKIWLAAHWDKKLTKAHVFECNLESSVESIISPKVKMALRTSGHLLLGVVRIYHRKAKYLLADCNEAFIKIKMAFRPGVVDLPEDNREAAYNAITLPEEFHDFDQPLPDLDDIDVAQQFTLNQSRVEEITMREEVGNLSILADNDFGDFGMDDREIMREESALDMDIIHGSSASNLLLEAEPGPAHLPDKSTNLDYDDFGENNLENSDGGILVDKLLSSDGGGGIFDDPPAITDSVMMPPDHRDDDDDFDAFSPAGAPDSPDSGPVEPLPNTTDQTEQTTLVPNEEEAFALEPIDITVKETKAKRKRKLIVDSLKELDSKTIRAQLSDYSDIVTTLDLAPPTKKLMMWKETGGVEKLFSLPAQPLWNGRLLKMFTRCLTPLVPDELRKRRKGGEADSLEEFLRELENPEVPREEQMTQSRDVIDQTIVEEPSMLQVSSIEGSRTALDETLMPPPSRQRGVKRKSQEPETVLPPMGMLDQTLQPVEQSLVSQQLDMPQVDLPPEDSTNLSRLVPELDLLGEKNKEKDDSEEEEEAEGQGGDQDQEERRWNKRTQQMLHGLQRVVAKTGAQSISLLELCRNNNKKQAAAKFYSFLVLKKQQAVDLSQAEPYSDIVATPGPRFHIV from the exons ATGTTTTACGCCCACTTCGTCCTCAGCAAACGTGGGCCGTTGGCCAAAATCTGGCTAGCGGCCCACTGGGACAAGAAGCTGACCAAGGCCCATGTCTTTGAGTGCAACTTGGAAAGCAGTGTGGAAAGCATAATCTCCCCCAAG GTGAAGATGGCTCTGCGTACATCTGGTCACCTTCTCCTGGGTGTGGTGAGGATCTACCACAGGAAAGCCAAATACCTGCTTGCTGACTGTAATGAGGCATTCATTAAGATCAAAATGGCTTTCCGACCAG GTGTTGTGGATCTCCCTGAAGACAATCGTGAGGCTGCTTACAACGCCATCACCTTGCCAGAGGAATTCCATGACTTTGATCAGCCCCTTCCGGATCTGGA TGACATAGATGTAGCACAGCAGTTCACGCTGAACCAGAGCCGGGTGGAGGAGATCACCATGAGGGAGGAGGTGGGCAATCTCAGCATCTTGGCTGACAACGACTTTG GTGACTTTGGCATGGATGACCGGGAGATCATGAGGGAGGAGAGTGCCTTAGATATGGACATCATCCACGGATCATCTGCTTCCAACCTTTTGCTGGAGGCGGAGCCTGGCCCTGCCCACTTGCCTGATAAATCAACTAACCTCGACTATGATGACTTTGGAGAGAACAACCTGGAAAATAGTGATGGTGGAATACTCG tGGATAAGCTCTTGAGCAGCGATGGCGGTGGAGGAATATTTGACGATCCTCCAGCCATCACGGACAGCGTTATGATGCCCCCAGACCACAGAGATGACGACGATGACTTTGACGCCTTTTCCC CAGCAGGTGCTCCGGACAGTCCTGATTCAGGCCCTGTTGAGCCCCTGCCCAACACCACAGACCAAACAGAGCAGACCACACTGGTGCCCAATGAGGAGGAAGCTTTTGCCCTGGAGCCCATAGACATCACTG TGAAAGAGACAAAGGCTAAGAGGAAGAGGAAGCTGATTGTGGACAGCCTGAAGGAGCTGGACAGTAAGACCATTCGTGCCCAGCTGAGTGACTACTCAGACATTGTGACCACGCTGGACCTGGCTCCACCTACCAAGAAGCTGATGATGTGGAAGGAGACTGGAGGGGTGGAGAAGCTTTTCTCCCTGCCTGCACAGCCACTCTGGAACGGCAGACTGCTTAAG ATGTTCACACGCTGCCTGACCCCGCTGGTGCCGGATgagctgaggaagaggaggaagggtGGCGAGGCTGATAGTCTGGAGGAGTTCCTGAGGGAGCTGGAGAACCCTGAAGTTCCCCGAGAAGAGCAGATGACACAAAGTAGAGATGTTATCG ACCAGACCATAGTGGAGGAGCCCAGCATGCTTCAAGTCTCATCTATCGAGGGCAGTCGAACAGCTCTGGACGAGACTCTGATGCCTCCCCCCTCCAGACAGCGAGGAGTCAAGCGCAAGTCTCAGGAGCCCGAGACCGTTCTGCCG CCAATGGGCATGCTTGATCAGACTCTGCAGCCAGTGGAACAGTCTCTGGTGTCCCAGCAGCTCGATATGCCACAGGTTGACCTGCCACCCGAGGACAGCACAAACCTCTCCAGACTCGTCCCCGAGCTAGACCTGCtgggagagaaaaacaaagaaaaagacgacagcgaggaggaggag GAGGCAGAGGGTCAAGGTGGAGACCAGGAccaagaggagaggagatggaACAAGAGAACCCAGCAGATGCTGCATGGACTTCAG CGTGTGGTGGCTAAAACTGGCGCCCAGTCCATCAGCCTGCTGGAACTGTGcaggaacaacaacaaaaaacaagccGCTGCCAAGTTCTACAGTTTCCTGGTCCTGAAGAAACAGCAAGCCGTCGACCTGTCCCAAGCAGAGCCCTACAGCGACATCGTCGCCACGCCGGGACCACGGTTCCACATTGTATAG
- the rad21a gene encoding double-strand-break repair protein rad21 homolog A isoform X2, with amino-acid sequence MFYAHFVLSKRGPLAKIWLAAHWDKKLTKAHVFECNLESSVESIISPKVKMALRTSGHLLLGVVRIYHRKAKYLLADCNEAFIKIKMAFRPGVVDLPEDNREAAYNAITLPEEFHDFDQPLPDLDDIDVAQQFTLNQSRVEEITMREEVGNLSILADNDFGDFGMDDREIMREESALDMDIIHGSSASNLLLEAEPGPAHLPDKSTNLDYDDFGENNLENSDGGILVDKLLSSDGGGGIFDDPPAITDSVMMPPDHRDDDDDFDAFSPGAPDSPDSGPVEPLPNTTDQTEQTTLVPNEEEAFALEPIDITVKETKAKRKRKLIVDSLKELDSKTIRAQLSDYSDIVTTLDLAPPTKKLMMWKETGGVEKLFSLPAQPLWNGRLLKMFTRCLTPLVPDELRKRRKGGEADSLEEFLRELENPEVPREEQMTQSRDVIDQTIVEEPSMLQVSSIEGSRTALDETLMPPPSRQRGVKRKSQEPETVLPPMGMLDQTLQPVEQSLVSQQLDMPQVDLPPEDSTNLSRLVPELDLLGEKNKEKDDSEEEEEAEGQGGDQDQEERRWNKRTQQMLHGLQRVVAKTGAQSISLLELCRNNNKKQAAAKFYSFLVLKKQQAVDLSQAEPYSDIVATPGPRFHIV; translated from the exons ATGTTTTACGCCCACTTCGTCCTCAGCAAACGTGGGCCGTTGGCCAAAATCTGGCTAGCGGCCCACTGGGACAAGAAGCTGACCAAGGCCCATGTCTTTGAGTGCAACTTGGAAAGCAGTGTGGAAAGCATAATCTCCCCCAAG GTGAAGATGGCTCTGCGTACATCTGGTCACCTTCTCCTGGGTGTGGTGAGGATCTACCACAGGAAAGCCAAATACCTGCTTGCTGACTGTAATGAGGCATTCATTAAGATCAAAATGGCTTTCCGACCAG GTGTTGTGGATCTCCCTGAAGACAATCGTGAGGCTGCTTACAACGCCATCACCTTGCCAGAGGAATTCCATGACTTTGATCAGCCCCTTCCGGATCTGGA TGACATAGATGTAGCACAGCAGTTCACGCTGAACCAGAGCCGGGTGGAGGAGATCACCATGAGGGAGGAGGTGGGCAATCTCAGCATCTTGGCTGACAACGACTTTG GTGACTTTGGCATGGATGACCGGGAGATCATGAGGGAGGAGAGTGCCTTAGATATGGACATCATCCACGGATCATCTGCTTCCAACCTTTTGCTGGAGGCGGAGCCTGGCCCTGCCCACTTGCCTGATAAATCAACTAACCTCGACTATGATGACTTTGGAGAGAACAACCTGGAAAATAGTGATGGTGGAATACTCG tGGATAAGCTCTTGAGCAGCGATGGCGGTGGAGGAATATTTGACGATCCTCCAGCCATCACGGACAGCGTTATGATGCCCCCAGACCACAGAGATGACGACGATGACTTTGACGCCTTTTCCC CAGGTGCTCCGGACAGTCCTGATTCAGGCCCTGTTGAGCCCCTGCCCAACACCACAGACCAAACAGAGCAGACCACACTGGTGCCCAATGAGGAGGAAGCTTTTGCCCTGGAGCCCATAGACATCACTG TGAAAGAGACAAAGGCTAAGAGGAAGAGGAAGCTGATTGTGGACAGCCTGAAGGAGCTGGACAGTAAGACCATTCGTGCCCAGCTGAGTGACTACTCAGACATTGTGACCACGCTGGACCTGGCTCCACCTACCAAGAAGCTGATGATGTGGAAGGAGACTGGAGGGGTGGAGAAGCTTTTCTCCCTGCCTGCACAGCCACTCTGGAACGGCAGACTGCTTAAG ATGTTCACACGCTGCCTGACCCCGCTGGTGCCGGATgagctgaggaagaggaggaagggtGGCGAGGCTGATAGTCTGGAGGAGTTCCTGAGGGAGCTGGAGAACCCTGAAGTTCCCCGAGAAGAGCAGATGACACAAAGTAGAGATGTTATCG ACCAGACCATAGTGGAGGAGCCCAGCATGCTTCAAGTCTCATCTATCGAGGGCAGTCGAACAGCTCTGGACGAGACTCTGATGCCTCCCCCCTCCAGACAGCGAGGAGTCAAGCGCAAGTCTCAGGAGCCCGAGACCGTTCTGCCG CCAATGGGCATGCTTGATCAGACTCTGCAGCCAGTGGAACAGTCTCTGGTGTCCCAGCAGCTCGATATGCCACAGGTTGACCTGCCACCCGAGGACAGCACAAACCTCTCCAGACTCGTCCCCGAGCTAGACCTGCtgggagagaaaaacaaagaaaaagacgacagcgaggaggaggag GAGGCAGAGGGTCAAGGTGGAGACCAGGAccaagaggagaggagatggaACAAGAGAACCCAGCAGATGCTGCATGGACTTCAG CGTGTGGTGGCTAAAACTGGCGCCCAGTCCATCAGCCTGCTGGAACTGTGcaggaacaacaacaaaaaacaagccGCTGCCAAGTTCTACAGTTTCCTGGTCCTGAAGAAACAGCAAGCCGTCGACCTGTCCCAAGCAGAGCCCTACAGCGACATCGTCGCCACGCCGGGACCACGGTTCCACATTGTATAG